In the Pseudonocardia cypriaca genome, one interval contains:
- a CDS encoding ABC transporter permease, producing the protein MTALVGRARWLPRIAAGPAAGTWVALGLVVLLAAAIVSARGGDYLTQANVLNMLSRSSALGIVAVGQTIAILAGSLDLSVAYLIGLSSLIAAEVMAGDPAMIVPGVLAVLAASALVGLVNGLVITKLHVNAFIATLGVGLVIKGILESRYQGPAGSVPVLFQRLGYDRIGPIPVSVLLMLAVAGAAALFLQRTRLGHHVYAVGGNVEVARVSGVPTSRTTVLAHVLCSLCAGLAGLYLASRLGAGAPYVGTDGGYDLESIAAVVLGGTVLAGGRGGVGGTVAGVLLLAVLDNLFDQLVLDAFFKDVVRGAVIILAVAVYARRQLRARAQRAVRVPR; encoded by the coding sequence GTGACGGCGCTCGTGGGGCGGGCGCGGTGGTTGCCGCGGATCGCGGCCGGGCCCGCGGCGGGGACCTGGGTGGCGCTCGGGTTGGTGGTGCTGCTCGCGGCCGCGATCGTCAGCGCACGCGGCGGCGACTACCTCACCCAGGCCAACGTGCTGAACATGCTCTCCCGCTCCAGCGCGCTGGGGATCGTCGCCGTCGGGCAGACGATCGCGATCCTCGCCGGGTCGCTGGACCTGTCGGTGGCCTACCTGATCGGGCTGTCCTCGCTGATCGCCGCCGAGGTCATGGCGGGCGACCCGGCGATGATCGTGCCGGGCGTGCTCGCGGTGCTGGCCGCGTCCGCGCTGGTCGGGCTCGTGAACGGGCTGGTGATCACCAAGCTGCACGTCAACGCGTTCATCGCGACCCTCGGCGTCGGGCTCGTGATCAAGGGGATCCTGGAGAGCCGCTACCAAGGACCGGCCGGGTCCGTCCCGGTGCTGTTCCAGCGGCTCGGTTACGACCGGATCGGCCCGATCCCGGTCTCCGTGCTCCTGATGCTCGCGGTGGCGGGGGCGGCCGCACTGTTCCTGCAGCGCACGCGCCTCGGACACCACGTGTACGCCGTCGGCGGGAACGTCGAGGTCGCCCGGGTCTCGGGGGTGCCGACCTCCCGCACCACCGTGCTCGCGCACGTGCTCTGCTCGCTGTGCGCCGGGCTGGCCGGGCTGTACCTGGCAAGCCGGCTCGGTGCGGGCGCGCCGTACGTCGGCACCGATGGCGGCTACGACCTGGAGTCGATCGCCGCGGTGGTGCTCGGCGGCACGGTGCTCGCAGGCGGGCGCGGCGGGGTGGGCGGCACGGTCGCCGGTGTGCTGCTGCTCGCGGTGCTCGACAACCTGTTCGACCAGCTCGTCCTCGATGCCTTCTTCAAGGACGTCGTGCGCGGGGCCGTGATCATCCTGGCCGTTGCGGTGTACGCGCGGCGACAGCTGCGGGCCAGGGCGCAGCGTGCCGTGCGGGTGCCGCGATGA
- a CDS encoding ABC transporter permease — MRALLSRGGAVAPVFAVLLVLLVAIAVVNPNFIEPASLLAYLKRAAPLAILAVGQYFVIVSGEFDLSVGSLVTVQVVVAARLIDGDESATLPVIALLVALGLLIGLLNGLITTRLYVPSFVTTLGMLLVLSGAVFLWTGGAPRGSLSAAFRVPGRQGIEIPGFGQVPWSALILVAVAAGAVALMRSAWGHTLVATGDNDRATALAGVPVARVRTTAFVLSALAATLAAILLGGFAGVSAQVGEGLEFSAITAVVLGGVVLGGGRGSVLAALAGALVLEALFTLLNLLGVSGALESTVQGVIIIAAVAYAARRVGRTRRPPAVPDPSPQPA; from the coding sequence ATGAGAGCGCTCCTGAGCCGCGGGGGCGCGGTGGCGCCGGTGTTCGCCGTGTTGCTGGTCCTGCTCGTGGCGATCGCGGTCGTCAACCCGAACTTCATCGAACCCGCGTCGCTGCTCGCCTACCTCAAGCGTGCCGCCCCGCTCGCGATCCTCGCCGTCGGGCAGTACTTCGTGATCGTCTCCGGCGAGTTCGACCTGTCGGTCGGCTCGCTGGTCACCGTGCAGGTGGTCGTCGCGGCCCGGCTCATCGACGGCGACGAGTCGGCGACGCTGCCGGTGATCGCACTGCTCGTGGCGCTGGGCCTGCTGATCGGGCTCCTCAACGGCCTGATCACCACCCGGCTGTACGTGCCGTCGTTCGTCACCACGCTCGGCATGCTGCTCGTGCTCTCCGGCGCGGTGTTCCTGTGGACGGGCGGCGCCCCGCGCGGGTCGCTCTCCGCGGCATTCCGCGTGCCCGGCCGGCAGGGCATCGAGATCCCCGGGTTCGGCCAGGTGCCGTGGTCGGCGCTGATCCTGGTCGCCGTGGCGGCCGGAGCCGTCGCGCTCATGCGCTCGGCGTGGGGGCACACGCTGGTCGCCACCGGCGACAACGACCGGGCGACCGCCCTCGCCGGCGTACCCGTCGCCCGGGTGCGCACCACGGCGTTCGTGCTGTCCGCGCTGGCGGCGACGCTCGCGGCGATCCTGCTCGGCGGTTTCGCAGGCGTCTCCGCCCAGGTCGGCGAGGGCCTCGAGTTCTCCGCGATCACCGCTGTCGTGCTCGGCGGGGTCGTGCTCGGCGGCGGCCGCGGCAGCGTGCTCGCGGCGCTGGCCGGCGCGCTCGTGCTCGAAGCGCTCTTCACCCTGCTCAACCTGCTCGGGGTCTCCGGTGCGCTGGAGTCCACGGTGCAGGGCGTGATCATCATCGCCGCCGTCGCGTACGCGGCGCGGCGGGTGGGGCGCACGCGCCGCCCGCCTGCAGTTCCCGATCCGTCCCCTCAACCCGCCTGA
- a CDS encoding substrate-binding domain-containing protein codes for MKRSRMLATAAAGAVLLLAAACTSDVPPGGAAAPTGAPATSAPAAGSEFFDQAEHDRQLALRDQTAQGPADQPWMQMLEPEMRDTARYATQGPHHVCFSNASVDNPWRQVGWTTMQAEVDLHRDEIANFTALDAGASDDKQISDIQQLVGGDCDALIVSPNTTATLTPAVEAACGQVPVIVFDRGVDTDCPVTFIHPVGGYAFGATAAEFLAGEVGQGGKVLALRVLPGVDVLEHRWAAAERIFAARGVNVVGVEFTENDTATAKSIVSDYLQREGQINGIWMDDGTAGVAALEAFEDAGQPLPAISGEDQQQFLEKWQAEGLTAQAPTYPTFQWRTAVVAALQVLRGEQVPSEWILPQPTINGENLSQYLQPGLPPLHYALCGCQQMPDFPARWGA; via the coding sequence ATGAAGCGATCGAGGATGCTCGCGACGGCAGCGGCAGGAGCGGTGCTCCTGCTCGCCGCGGCCTGTACCAGTGACGTCCCACCGGGTGGCGCGGCGGCGCCGACGGGGGCTCCCGCGACGTCGGCGCCCGCGGCCGGGAGCGAGTTCTTCGACCAGGCCGAGCACGACAGACAGCTGGCCCTGCGCGACCAGACCGCGCAGGGTCCGGCCGACCAGCCGTGGATGCAGATGCTCGAGCCCGAGATGCGGGACACCGCGCGGTACGCCACACAGGGGCCGCACCACGTCTGCTTCTCCAACGCCTCGGTCGACAACCCGTGGCGGCAGGTCGGATGGACCACCATGCAGGCGGAGGTCGACCTGCACCGCGACGAGATCGCGAACTTCACCGCGCTCGACGCGGGCGCGAGCGACGACAAGCAGATCTCCGACATCCAGCAGCTCGTGGGCGGCGACTGCGACGCGCTCATCGTCTCCCCGAACACCACCGCCACGCTGACCCCCGCCGTCGAGGCGGCGTGCGGCCAGGTGCCGGTGATCGTGTTCGACCGGGGCGTCGACACGGACTGCCCGGTCACCTTCATCCACCCCGTCGGCGGCTACGCGTTCGGCGCCACCGCGGCCGAGTTCCTGGCCGGCGAGGTCGGCCAGGGCGGGAAGGTGCTCGCGCTGCGCGTGCTGCCCGGCGTCGACGTGCTGGAGCACCGCTGGGCTGCGGCCGAGCGGATCTTCGCCGCGCGTGGCGTGAACGTCGTCGGCGTGGAGTTCACCGAGAACGACACGGCGACCGCCAAGAGCATCGTGTCGGACTACCTGCAGCGCGAGGGCCAGATCAACGGGATCTGGATGGACGACGGCACCGCGGGCGTCGCCGCGCTGGAGGCGTTCGAGGACGCCGGGCAGCCGCTCCCCGCGATCAGTGGTGAGGACCAGCAGCAGTTCCTGGAGAAGTGGCAGGCCGAGGGCCTGACGGCGCAGGCGCCGACGTACCCGACGTTCCAGTGGCGCACCGCGGTCGTCGCGGCTCTGCAGGTCCTGCGGGGCGAGCAGGTGCCGAGCGAGTGGATCCTGCCGCAGCCGACCATCAACGGCGAGAACCTCTCCCAGTACCTGCAGCCGGGGCTCCCGCCGCTGCACTACGCGCTCTGCGGCTGTCAGCAGATGCCCGACTTCCCGGCTCGCTGGGGCGCGTGA
- a CDS encoding sugar phosphate isomerase/epimerase family protein encodes MSVRIGVSTWVWASPCDDAVVAALAPRVAAWGFDVLELPVEQLGDWDPVRTATVLGDLGLGASVCLVMPPGRELVDADAATVRATQDYLRGVLDAAATVGASAIAGPAYASVGRTWRMSPTERSAAYSQLRENLAPVVEHAAQVGVRIGVEPLNRYETSLLNTVDQTLEALDGLPAEQIGLALDTYHLNIEERDPAAATRRAAGRIVHVQVCGNDRGTPGADHIDWPGFLAALDDAVYAGPICIESFTSDNVTIATAASIWRPLAPTQDELATDGLAFLRRAVGAVRDQDRSDMPSTKR; translated from the coding sequence GTGAGCGTGCGCATCGGCGTCAGCACCTGGGTATGGGCGTCGCCCTGCGACGACGCGGTGGTGGCCGCGCTCGCCCCGCGCGTGGCGGCATGGGGTTTCGACGTGCTCGAGCTGCCCGTGGAGCAGCTCGGCGACTGGGACCCCGTCCGCACCGCGACGGTGCTCGGCGATCTCGGGCTGGGCGCGAGCGTCTGCCTGGTCATGCCGCCGGGGCGGGAGCTGGTGGACGCCGACGCGGCCACCGTTCGTGCCACGCAGGACTACCTGCGCGGGGTGCTCGACGCCGCCGCGACGGTCGGTGCCTCCGCGATCGCCGGGCCCGCCTACGCCTCCGTGGGCCGCACGTGGCGGATGTCGCCCACCGAGCGCTCTGCGGCCTACTCGCAGCTGCGGGAGAACCTGGCGCCCGTGGTCGAGCACGCGGCGCAGGTGGGTGTGCGGATCGGGGTGGAGCCGCTCAACCGGTACGAGACCAGCCTGCTCAACACCGTCGACCAGACCCTCGAGGCCCTCGACGGGCTGCCGGCGGAGCAGATCGGGCTCGCGCTGGACACCTACCACCTCAACATCGAGGAGCGCGACCCGGCGGCCGCGACCCGCCGGGCCGCCGGGCGGATCGTGCACGTCCAGGTGTGCGGCAACGACCGCGGCACGCCCGGCGCCGACCACATCGACTGGCCCGGCTTCCTCGCCGCGCTCGACGACGCGGTGTACGCCGGGCCGATCTGCATCGAGTCGTTCACCTCGGACAACGTCACGATCGCGACGGCCGCTTCGATCTGGCGCCCCTTGGCCCCCACGCAGGACGAGCTCGCCACGGACGGCCTCGCCTTCCTGAGGAGAGCCGTTGGCGCCGTGAGAGATCAGGACAGGTCGGACATGCCGAGCACGAAGCGGTAG
- a CDS encoding alpha-L-fucosidase has product MHRGPYEATFESLQQFRCPDWFRNAKLGIWSHWGAQSVPRQGDWYARNMYIPGTHAYRHHWRNYGHPSKSGYKDIVTRWKAERFDPDALADLYARAGARYLVAQAVHHDHFLNYPSAIHRWNAGAMGPRKDIVGLWHDAARARGLRFGITEHLGATYTWMARSKGADATGPYAGLPYDGNDPEFEDLYLPGPVGRDRSSGAAVQEPWYAPDPWWHRRWLDLVTEMVDRYRPDLLYSDGPLPFGAGAFEPGLQAVSHLYNTSAAGHDGENQAVYNQKGRGPDLEAIGVLDIERSQEPDARPFVWQTDTCVGQWFYDDRAEYKTPGHVIELLIDIVAKNGNLLLNIPQLPDGSIDEECTFLLEELAGWIAACGEGIHGTRPFRTCGEGPSQVAIEGFREDAVDWTAEDFRFTQRDQTLYAFQMRWPADGRAVIKSLGPDERVSAVRLLGAGELAFEQNTEQVTITLPAKPPTRYPHCLALQL; this is encoded by the coding sequence ATGCACCGAGGCCCATACGAGGCGACGTTCGAATCGCTGCAGCAGTTCCGCTGCCCGGACTGGTTCCGCAACGCGAAGCTCGGCATCTGGTCGCACTGGGGTGCGCAGTCCGTGCCGCGGCAGGGCGATTGGTACGCCCGCAACATGTACATCCCGGGTACGCACGCCTACCGGCACCACTGGCGCAACTACGGGCATCCGTCGAAGTCCGGGTACAAGGACATCGTCACCCGGTGGAAGGCGGAACGTTTCGATCCGGACGCCCTGGCCGATCTGTACGCGCGAGCCGGCGCGCGCTATCTCGTGGCGCAGGCCGTCCACCACGACCACTTCCTCAACTACCCTTCCGCGATCCACCGGTGGAACGCCGGCGCGATGGGACCGCGAAAGGACATCGTCGGGCTCTGGCACGATGCCGCCCGAGCGCGCGGCCTCCGCTTCGGGATCACCGAGCACCTCGGCGCGACGTACACCTGGATGGCCAGGAGCAAGGGGGCCGACGCCACGGGGCCGTACGCCGGGTTGCCGTACGACGGGAACGACCCCGAGTTCGAGGACCTGTACCTCCCGGGTCCGGTCGGGCGCGATCGTTCGAGCGGCGCCGCTGTGCAGGAACCGTGGTACGCACCCGACCCGTGGTGGCACCGGAGGTGGCTGGACCTGGTCACCGAGATGGTCGACCGCTACCGGCCCGACCTGCTCTACTCCGACGGCCCGCTGCCGTTCGGCGCCGGCGCGTTCGAGCCGGGTCTCCAGGCCGTCTCCCACCTCTACAACACGAGCGCAGCCGGTCACGACGGGGAGAACCAGGCCGTCTACAACCAGAAGGGGCGTGGCCCGGACCTGGAGGCGATCGGGGTGCTCGACATCGAGCGCAGCCAGGAGCCGGACGCCAGGCCGTTCGTCTGGCAGACCGACACCTGCGTGGGCCAGTGGTTCTACGACGACCGCGCGGAGTACAAGACCCCCGGCCACGTCATCGAGCTCCTGATCGACATCGTCGCCAAGAACGGGAACCTGCTGCTCAACATCCCCCAGCTGCCGGACGGCTCGATCGACGAGGAATGCACGTTCCTGCTCGAGGAGCTCGCGGGGTGGATCGCCGCGTGCGGCGAGGGGATCCACGGCACGAGGCCGTTCCGGACGTGCGGTGAAGGGCCCAGCCAGGTCGCGATCGAGGGATTCCGCGAGGACGCGGTCGACTGGACCGCGGAGGACTTCCGGTTCACGCAGCGGGATCAGACGCTGTACGCGTTCCAGATGCGGTGGCCGGCCGACGGACGAGCGGTGATCAAGAGCCTGGGTCCGGACGAACGGGTCTCCGCGGTCCGGCTGCTCGGCGCCGGTGAGCTCGCGTTCGAGCAGAACACCGAGCAGGTGACGATCACGCTGCCCGCGAAGCCGCCCACGCGCTACCCGCACTGCCTCGCGTTGCAGCTCTGA